Part of the Planctomycetia bacterium genome is shown below.
ATCCGTTTGTGCATCGTCGTGTTTCATGCCAAACTTATAGCGCCCCACACGCTCCCCCGCCAGAGGCTAAAAAATCACCGCCTCTACGGGCTAGTGTTGAGCTTTCGGCGACTGAATCACGCGAGAAAACCATGTCCGGTAAGACGATCTTTCAGCGGATCATCGATCATGAGATCAAAGCCGATATCGTCTTCGAGGACGAGTTGTGTTTGGCGTTCCGCGATGTTGCACCGCAGGCGCCGGTACACGTGCTGATCATTCCCAAGTCGCCGCTCCGCTCGCTGAATGACGTAACGGACGAGCAGGCTAATCTCGCCGGGCATCTGCTTTCCGTCGCGCGGCAATTGGCCGGCGAACTCGGCCTGACCAACGGGTATCGCCTGGTCACCAACTGCGGCCACGACGGCGGGCAATCGGTCGATCACCTGCATTTTCATCTACTGGGCGGGCGGGCGCTCGGCTGGCCGCCGGGATAGGAATGCACACATGTTGTTCGCGGGTCTCCCGACCCCGCACGCGGGCCGACCGAAGGTTTCCAGGTTTCGCGACTTCCGCATGCGGTTACGTATTTTCGCCCATTGAGACCTTCGGTCTGGCACAGGTGCGGGGTCGGGAGCCCCGCACAACAGGGATGCTGTTGCCGGCTATACTAAAAGCATGAGCTTCCGAATCAAAATCTGCGGCGTGACGAGCGTGGCCGACGCGTTGGAAGCGGTGCAGGCCGGCGCAGATGCGATCGGCGTGAACTTTTTCTCCGGAAGTCCGCGCTGCGTAGAACCTTCCCGAGCGCGGGAAATCGCCGCCGTATTGCCCGAGGGAGTGCAATGCATCGGCGTGTTCGTTGATCCGGAGCTGCCGCAGTTAGAGGCGGCGGTCGCGCTGGGTTTGCATGCCGTACAGTTGCACGGCGATGAGCAGCCGGCGCTCTTGGCGCATTTTTGCGAGCTGCCCGTGATTAAGGCGTTTCGTCTGGGCGACGACGGGCTCGCGCCGGTACGGGCGTTTCTGGAACAGGCTCGCTTGCTGGGTTGCCCTCCGGAAATGGTGCTCGTCGACGCCCATCGACCCGGCGCTTATGGCGGCACCGGCGCGACGGCGGACTGGAATGTTGTGGCGAGTTATGCGGAGTTGGCCGGGCCGCCGCTGGTGCTGGCGGGCGGATTGACTGCCGACAATGTCGCAGATGCGATTCGCACCGTGCGACCGGCGGCCGTCGATACGGCGAGCGGCGTGGAGTCGTCGCCCGGCGTCAAAGACGCGCAGAAAATGCAGGACTTCGTTCAGGCCGCGATGTGGGCCTTTAGCCAACTTGCCGAAGGAAACCGCGCGTGACACGTTGGCAAGCGCTGGCGTTGGTGTTGGGCGCTATCTTGCCGAGCGCGCTGATCTCCTGGGCGTTCGCGCTCGTCGTGCGCCGCAAAGCGGCCGATTGGGGATGGCTCGATCAGCCGGGCCATCGCAAGGTGCATACGTCGCCGGTGCCGCTCGGCGGCGGCGTGGCGATTTGGCTTGGCGTCGTCGGCACGTTCGCGGTAGGCCAACTCGCGCTCTGGGCGGCGCGGCAATGGGGCCCTCCGCAAGCACTGTTGGAGTTCGGCGGGTTCGCGGCGATCTGGGAACTCGCCGCGCCGCATTTGAACGGGCTGGCGCAGCAATCGTGGCGGCTGTGGCTATTGCTCGGCGCCGGCACGGTGCTGATGGCGCTGGGGTTGCTGGACGATCGCAAACAGTTGGATTGGCGGATCCGTATTCTGGTCGAGTTGGTGGTTGCGACGTTCATTGTGTGGCATGGCTGGCGATTGACGCTGTTTCTCGACTGGCCGGCGTTCACCTTTGTGTTGAGCGTGCTGTGGATCGTCGGCTTAATCAACTCGTTCAACTTCCTCGACAACATGGACGGCCTCTCCGGCGGCGTGGCCGCGATCGCCGCCAGCATTCTGGCCGCGGTGCTGCTCGTCGCGCCGGACCCGCGCACAAATCAGCCGCAGTTGTTCATTGCCGGTTTCTTGCTGGTGCTGATTGGGGCGCTGCTAGGTTTCCTGCTGCACAATCGGTCGCCGGCGCGGATTTTCATGGGGGACGCCGGGGCGTATTTCATTGGTTTCTCGATCGCCACCGCAACGATCATGGCCACTTTCGCCGTGCGTGATAAACCGCACGCTATCCTCGCGCCGCTCTGTGTCCTGGCCGTGCCGATTTACGACACGCTGACCGTGATTGCGATCCGACTGCGCGCCGGAAAGAGTCCGTTTGAAGGGGACAAGAATCACTTCTCGCATCGGCTCGTGGACCTGGGCATGACGAAGCCCCAGGCGGTGCTGACCATCTATCTGACCACGGCCACGTGCGGACTCGGCGCGTTTCTGTTGCACCAGGTCAACGCGGCCGGAGCGGTGATCGTCGTCCTCCTCATCGCCTGCGTCCTGGCGATCATCGCCATCCTGGAAATCACGGCGCGGCATCAGCGGAAAGGGAAGTGAGGGAGTTTGACGTTTTCAGTGTTCAGTTTTCAGTATTTGGACTCGCAGTCCTCACTGAAAACTGAACACTGAAAAACTCCCTCAAGTCTTCCCACGCACCGGACTTAATGGCGCGTGCTGAAGGATAAACGTTTTTTCGCCGGCGCCGCCGGGGAAGATCACCGTGGCCGAGCGTCGCGCGCCGTTGCTGAGGGAGACGACTTTGCCGATGCCGTATTCCGGGTGCCGGACGACCATGCCGGTCGTGAAGCTTTCCGGCGGGACGCGGTCGGAGTCGGTGCTCGGCGTTTCACCCGCGAGCGCCGCGGCCGTGGTGATGGTCGGAACAAACGCGGGGCGCGGCGGCGGTGTGCGCGGCGCGGTGGGTGAGAAGGTCACCGGGTCGATGCCTTCGACCTGCCCGGAAATGAAATCCAAATCTTCCGTCGGCAAATCGTTGATGAACGAACTGGGCGAAACATAGTTCGCTCTGCCACGGAACTCCCGGTAGCGCGACCAACTGAGTTGCAATTCCTCGCGCGCCCGGGTCATCCCGACGAACAGCAGCCGGCGTTCTTCCTCGATCTGGTCCGGATCTTCCATCGAACGCTCGTGCGGCAGAATGCCTTGTTCGATCGCGGCCACGAAGACGACGGGAAATTCCAATCCCTTGGCGGCGTGCAACGTCATCAACGTCACTTTGTTGCCGCCGAATTCCCAGTCGTCGGTGTCGTTCACCAGGCAGGTTTCTTCCAAGAACGCCTCGAGCGCGTTCCCTTCCGGATGTTCGGCGTCGAACTCGCGCGCCGCGGTCAAGAGCTCTTCGATGTTCGCCAGCCGATCTTGATCGTTGGGGTCTTCCGATTCGGCCAAGGAAGCGCGATAGCCTGAGCGATCCAGTACGGCGCTCAGAATGTCGCGGACCGGCGCCGCGGACATGGCGGATAGCTCGTCGAAGACGGCCATGAATTTGGCCACGGCAACCGGCGCGCGCTTCGGCAACGAGGCGATGAGGCCGCTCTGCCGCGCCGCGTCAATCAGTGGCATCCGCTCTTGATGCGCGAATTCCTCCAGCCGATCAATCGTCGTGGGCCCGATCCCGCGCGGCGGGGTGTTGATCACCCGGCGCAGCGCCACTTCGTCGCGCGGATTGTTGATCAACATCAGGTACGCCAGCAGGTCTTTGATTTCCTTGCGTTGGAAGAACTCGACCGCTCCCACGAGTTGAAAGGGAACATGTCGAGCTTTCATGGCCTGCTCGAACGGCCGCGACAGCGCGTTCACGCGATAAAAAATGGCGAAGTCGCGCGCTTGCCGTCGGCCGGCGTCGATCTCCGCGGCGATGCGGTCGACGATGCCGGTCGCTTCGGCCGCGTGCGTCGGGTAGCGCATCAGGCGGACGAGCGCGCCCTCGTCGTTTTCGGTGAAGAGCGCCTTCTCCTTGCGCCGGCGGTTCTTGGCGATGAACCCGGACGCGGTGCGCAAGATGCGCTGCGTGCTGCGATAGTTCTGCTCCAGCCGGACGACCTGCGCGGTCGGATAGTCCTGCTCGAAGTCGAGGATGTTCTTGACGTTCGCGCCGCGCCAACTGTAGATCGATTGATCCGGATCGCCGGTCACCGATAGATTCGGGTAGTCGATCGACAACAGACGCGCGATCTGATACTGAACTTGATTGGTGTCCTGGTACTCGTCGACCATCACGTACCGATACCGCGCGTCCAACTCGGCGCGGATCTCCGGGTGGTCGTGCAGCAGCACCGCCGTGTGAAATAACAGATCGTCGAAATCCACGGCCTGCGATTCCAAGAGCCGCGCCTGGTAACGTGGATAGACGCGCTCCACCGCCGGTCCCAGCGAGGCGTGCATGGTGGCGTGATATTTATCGGGACCGACCATGCGGTTCTTGGCCCAGCTAATCGCCGCGGCCACGGCGTCCGGCTGGTAGATGCCTTCCAATTCGACATCCTTGACCGCCAGGCGGATCACCGACCGCGCGTCGGAGACGTCATAAATCGAGAAGTTGGGAGGCAGCCCCAAATACGCGCCATGCTGCCGCAATAGCCGCGAGCAGAAGCGGTGAAACGTGCTGAGCCAGACTTTCTCGCCCGGCGCAAGCCGCTCGACGCGAGCCGACATTTCCTCCGCGGCCTTGTTCGTAAAGGTCAACGCCACGATTTGCCGCGCCGGCACGCCCGAGCGCAGCAGATACGCCACGCGATGCGTGACCACGCGCGTCTTACCGCTACCCGGCCCGGCCAGGATCAATTGCGGTCCATCGCGGTGGCACACTGCGGCGCGTTGTGCTTCCGTCAGGCTGTCGAGTAAAGGATCCAAGCGGGATTCCCGAGGGGCGCGGAGTTCGGACAAACGCGACGATCCTTTCGTCGCATATCAACTATTGTCCGGTGTCGGCCTGGGAAAGAGTAGTGGCCCGGCGTCGCGCGTGAACCGCCGCGGCTCTTCAGCGATTTACTTAGCTTCGCCAGCTTTCCGTGCCGCGGGCGCGCGCCGAGCGCCAATCCGCTCCGAGGGCATTTCCAGCCGCCGTTTGAGATGGGCGACTTCCTGCTCCAGGCGTTCCAGTGATTGGCGGAATTGTCGAATAGCCCGGGCTTGATGCTCGCTGCGCGCGAACAACTCCTCGCCGAGGCTAGGCGTGCGCCAACCTTCGGTCAGGGAATCGATCTCGCGATTCAAACCGCGCCGCAGGCGTCCGGTGAACATCCAGACGAGCAGCGCGCACCAGAGCAGCAGCCAGAAACCGGCGGAGAGGAAGAACTCGCTGCCATACATATCGACCGGCGCGGTGCGCCAGCCCAGGTCCGCGGCCAGCCAAGAGTCATAAAAGAAGTTCTTGCCCCACCGGTACAACAACAGCGTGACGAACACGAGCAGCAGGAGCTCGTACCTCCAGCGGATGAGCCGTCCCGTGTGGCGTCCGGCGAGCTTGCCGAGCAGTTGCTGCACGTCGCCAGCCGCTTTGGCGATAAACGCCGAGCCCGCCCGGCTGGCTTGGCGCGCGAGTTCCGGCCCCTGCGTGTCATGCCGCGCAATGGCGGCTTCGGCCGCATAGCCATCGACGATAATCGCCGACGTGCGCAACTCGCCGTCGTCCCAACTAAATTCCACGGCGCGGTTCGCCCCGGCGTCCGCCGATTTCGCATCGCTCCGTTTGCGCTGCCAGCGCCAGCCTTCATAGGCGCCCCACAGCGCCATCTGCGCGGGCGTCCGTGCGCGAAGCAGCGCCGCCCGCGTGACCAGTCCGCCCAAACCCTGCGCGAGTCGCAACACGCCCGAGAACGGACTGAATCCCCAACGCGAGGTGACTTCGCCGAGCAGGCGCGATTCCCATTGCCGGCGATTGGCCAGCAGCTCGGACCGCATCTGATCCGCGAGTCGGCCCGCCAGCCGCGCGCGTTGTTCCTGAATCGCGGTCTCCAGTTCTTTGACGGCCGGCATCGTTTCGTCGAGCCGCTCTCGGCAATGCAGTAGCGTCTCATCGACCAGGTCGAGGAAGTTCGCGCGGCGAATCCGATGGGCCGCGGCGCCCGCCAATTCCCGCGTCAGCAAATCGACCAGGCGCCCGAACTCGCCGCGCGGCTGCAAGCCGGCCCGGGAATCGTCGAGCGCCGCAGTGGAATCGACGAAGAACATCTCGCCGGTCGCGTAATCTTCATGCAGCAAGGCCCGCCAGTCGTCGCGAACGTCCTCGCCGCAATCGGCGTGCGTCTGCACGAACACCAGGCGCGCGCCGGGCGCCGATGCGGCTAGCTCGTCGGCGACGCGGGCGCTGCGGTACTTCTGTTGCGTTGTCGTCACCAACAACACATCGCATTGCGGCAATAGTTCGCGCAGCCGCGCAAGATTTGTGGCTGGCGCTTCCGCATCTTCGGTCGTGTCCGGGTCCGGACAATCCAAGAGCACGAGATCCCGCAGCATCGGCAGATCGCGCTGCACGAGCTGCACGGTGCGCGGGTCGATGCCCAACATCTCGGGGCGCAAGTCGGGCCGACAGATCAATGTCGGCTGCAGCGTCGTGGGGCGTTGCTTGCCAGGCGTGGTCACTTCGGCGCCGACCAGGGCGTTCACCAAGGTGCTTTTGCCGGTTCCGGTGCCGCCGAGGGTTGCGACGACGAGCGGGGCTTCCAGCCGCACGCGCAGGGCGCTGGCGCGTTCGGTGAGGCGACGGACGATCGCCTGACAGCCGCGGGCCGCCGGCCAGGGAGGCGCACGTTCGGCCCATTCGCGCAACTCACTGACGAGTGCGTCGACGTCGGCCAGCAGCTCGATTTGCAACAGCTCGGGTTCGTGCATGAGCATTCCTACGCCATTGTAGGCCAGCCCTGGCGGCCGTTGGGTCGAGCGCCGGCTGCTCCGCCCGAATCGCTAGCGCGGCTTGCGTTGCATCGGTTTCGATACCGGCGACGGTTTCTTCTTCGGCGGCGCGGCCGGCTTCTTGGCCGATTTGGCGGCCTTGTGTTTGTCGGCGGGCGCTTCTTTGGGAGCTTCCTTGACCGGCTCTTTTTTCTTCGCGACGGCCTTGGGGGCGATCGCGGCGGCCGGTTTCTCCGGCGCAGCCTTTGCCGCAACGACCGGGGCTTTTGCCGGCGCTGGTGGCGGCGTCGGAGCGGGGGCCGCCTCTTCCGGCTTTTTCTTGGCCTGGCGTTTCGGCAGGCGGTTTTTCGCGTCGGCCGAAATCTCGATCAGGATGTTGTGGACATTCGTCGAATGCGGAGTTACCACCAGGTCCGCGCCCAACTGATGCAACAGGCTGCCGAACTCGATCCCCTTGTTCTTGGGGATTGCCCGCTCCATGCCAGGAACCGTGCCGGCCGCCATTTCGCTGTCGGTCAAAGCGCCGACGATTTGCAGCGCCCACAGCGCGCCGCGATCGACCGGCACGGAGTGCCCGGCCAATCCTGATTGGGTCACATAAGCCACGGCGAACGGCGATGCGCCGGCGAATCCGGTGAGCTTGGTGATCGCCTGCCCAAGGTTCTGCTTGCGGAGGGCCTCGATCTCAAACGAGTAGTTCGACTCGAACACGGCCTGCAGTACGCGCCGCAGGTTCGTGGCCGCGGCGGCCGGGTCCGGGAGCGAGGACATCGACTCGGACAACTCCTTCACCGTCGTGACGCGAACTTCATTCCAATCGAAATAGCTCGCTTCCAGCGAGGCGTAGGCCTGCTCGGCGGCTTCGTAGGTGGCGTTCTCCAGGCACAGCGCGAACAGCAGTTGCTCCATCAGCGGTCGTTCCGCGACGGGGTTTACCGGCTTGTAGTGCTTTTTGAGAACTTTGTGCGCCTTGGTCAGCAACGCGGCGCGGTTTGGATGATTGGCCATGCAAATCTCGGAAACTTCGATACTCGTTACAGAGAGCGCCTTCGCGACGGCGCGTGGTCTTATCGCTCCTCGTTCTCGTCGTCGTCATCGTCCGCCGACTCCTCTTCGTCGACCGACTCTGCCTCCGCGTCGTCGACCTCCGTCGGCTCCTGCGGCAGCACGCGTTGCAGAATCTCCGTCACGGCGATGGAATGCTTCACGCCCTGGTCGAGCACGAACTCCAATCGCGGCGTGTACCGGGTTTCGATCCGCTCCGCGAGCTTGGATTGCAGGAAGCCGGCGGCGCTGCGCAGTCCGTGCAACGCCAGGCCCTGCTTGGTTTCGTCCCCCATGATCGAAACGTGAATCTTCGCCTGCCGCATATCCGGCATGACTTCCACGAAGGTGACCGTCACGTTTTTCACGCGCGGATCCTTCAGCTCGGTCAGAATGGCCATGCTCACGACCTGGCGAATCGCGGCGGCGGCTTTTTGTACTCGGCGGGAAGACATGCGGGACAGATAAGCTTAGCGTGAGGAATGCGGGGGGAGACTGCGTCGAACTGGCGGGATAATCGATTCTACCGTTGAAAGCGGCACGTTGCACTGGTCGCGGACCGGCTACAGCGAACGAGCCACCTCCTCGACACGGTACGCCTCGAGCACGTCCCCTTCCTTCAGGTCGTTGAACCCGGCCAGCTTCATGCCGCATTCCAGGCCTTCCCGCACTTCGCGGGCGTCGTCCTTCTCGCGTTTCAACGAATCCAGCCGGTAGTCGCCAATCACCCGGTTCTCGCGAATCACGCGAATCCGGGAGTTGCGTTCGATCGTTCCGGCCAGCACGCGGCAACCGGCGATCGCGCCGACGCGGCTGATCACGTACACGCGCTGCACCAGCGCCCGACCAAGTTCCACGTCGCGCTGTTCCGGCTTGAGCATGCCTTCGAGCGCGGCCTTGAGGTCTTCGGAGACCTTGTAAATGATGTCGTAGCGGCGGACCTGCACCTTGTACTGCTCGGCCAGCGCGCGGGCCCCTTCGTCGGGAACGACGTTGAAGCCCATGATGACGGCGTTCGAGGCGTGCGCCAGATGCACGTCGGCCTCGGAGATGCCGCCCACCGTGGCCTGCAGAATCTTGATCTGCACTTCCGGGTGATGCAGCTTGGTGAGCTCTTTGCGAATCGCTTCGATCGAGCCGCGCGTATCGGCGCGAAGGATCAAGTTGAGCGTCTGCACTTCGTCCTTGCTCAAGCGATCCGCCAGGTTTTCCAGCGTAACGTGCTCGACCGTGCCGGCGCCCAAGGCCTGTTGGCGCTGATGTTCGCCACGCCGCGTCGCGATCTCGCGCGCCTGGGCGATCTCGTCCAGTGCGAAGAAGTGATCGCCCGCGTCGGGGGGCATATCGAGACCGGTCACGTTCACCGGCGTCGACGGTCCGGCCGATTCGTAGGTCTTGCGCGGATCGAGCGTGTCGTACATCGCCTTCACGCGACCCGAAGCGGCGCCGCAAACCACGACGTCGCCGACCTTGAGCGTGCCTTTTTGCACCATGAACTTGGCGACCACGCCCCGGTCTTCGCTCTGTTCGGCTTCGATGCAGGTACCGAAGGCCGCGCGGTCGGGATTCGCCTTGTATTCGTGCAATTCCGCGACGGTCAGCAGGGTTTCCAACAATTCGTCGATGCCGGTGCCCTTGATGGCGCTGGTTTTCACCACTTCCGTATCGCCGCCCCAGGCCGTCGGCAACAGATCGTTCGTCGCCAACTGCTGGAAGATTTTGTTCTCGTCGTAGCTCGGCAAGTCGACCTTATTGAGAGCCACCACGATCGGCACGCCGGCCGCCCGCGCGTGACTAATCGCTTCTTCGGTCTGCGGCATGACACCGTCGTCGGCCGCGACGACCAACACCGCGATGTCGGTCACTTGCGCTCCGCGAGCTCGCATTTCCGTGAAGGCTTCGTGGCCCGGCGTATCGACAAAGGCGATCGAACGCCCGTCCTTCTCGATCCGGTAGGCGCGAATGTGCTGCGTGATGCCGCCGCTTTCGCCGCTGACCACGTTGATGCCGATGATCTTGTCCAACAGCGACGTCTTGCCGTGGTCGACGTGTCCCAGGAAGGTGACGATCGGCGGACGTGGCAACAGGCCCTCTTCGAACTCTTCCTGCTCCAGTTGATCGACGAGTTGCTGCTCCTGATCGACCGGTCGCTTGAAATTGACCTCGACGCCCATTTCCACGGCGAGCAGTTCGGCCAACTCGGTTTCGAGCGAACTGTTGATCGTGGCCATCGAGCCAAGCTTCAGCAATTGGCCGAGCACGCGGTTGGCAGGTACGCCCACTGCTTCGGAGAAAGAACGCACCGTGCAAGGAAGTTCCACGACCACATTGTTCTTTCGTGGCGCGGCCGTGTTAGCCCCTGTGCGGCGAATCGACCCTGAGCGACGACGACCGTCGTCTTCGTCCGGCCGGCGGCGGCGCGAAGAGCCCCGTTTGCGGCTCAGCGTCCGCTGATCGCGTCCAGCGTCGGCGCCTCCCTCGACAGGAGCGCCCGGGACGCCCGGCTTGCCGCCGCGCTTGTTTCGATCGCGTCCGCCGAGCGATAACGGCGGACGACTCCCCGCGCCAGCGGCCGCGGGACGTGCTGCCGTGTCGTCCTTGCCCCGCGCCGCGGTGCCTTTGCGCTTTTCCTCGTGTTTTTTGACCAGCTCTTCGAGCGGCTTCGTGCCTCCCTTTTGTCGGGCACGAATCGCGTCGAGCGGCAATTTGATATCGGGCTTCTGTGGTTCCGGCTCGTTCGATCTGGTCACCGGCGGCGGCGCGGCGGCCGGCATGCGTCCCAAACGGACAGCCGGCGCGGAGCGCTCCTGATCCGCGGGACGGCTGCCTTCGCCGCCCGACTTCTTCTCGCCAAGGGATTTTTCCCGCTCGCGGCGAGGGACCATCAACGGCGGTCGCCCGGTGCCGGTTGGCGGAATGTAGCTCTCGCGGCTGACCGGGGGCTGTTCGGTCGATGCGGCAGCGCGCGTGAGCGCCGCGGGGCGCACCGGGGCTCCAGGTCGCGCCAAGGGCGGCATCTTCACGGGAGGTGGCGCAGGGGCCGCTGCCACGGGCGGCGGCGGCGCTGCCGCAGC
Proteins encoded:
- a CDS encoding histidine triad nucleotide-binding protein; amino-acid sequence: MSGKTIFQRIIDHEIKADIVFEDELCLAFRDVAPQAPVHVLIIPKSPLRSLNDVTDEQANLAGHLLSVARQLAGELGLTNGYRLVTNCGHDGGQSVDHLHFHLLGGRALGWPPG
- a CDS encoding phosphoribosylanthranilate isomerase, with translation MSFRIKICGVTSVADALEAVQAGADAIGVNFFSGSPRCVEPSRAREIAAVLPEGVQCIGVFVDPELPQLEAAVALGLHAVQLHGDEQPALLAHFCELPVIKAFRLGDDGLAPVRAFLEQARLLGCPPEMVLVDAHRPGAYGGTGATADWNVVASYAELAGPPLVLAGGLTADNVADAIRTVRPAAVDTASGVESSPGVKDAQKMQDFVQAAMWAFSQLAEGNRA
- a CDS encoding MraY family glycosyltransferase is translated as MTRWQALALVLGAILPSALISWAFALVVRRKAADWGWLDQPGHRKVHTSPVPLGGGVAIWLGVVGTFAVGQLALWAARQWGPPQALLEFGGFAAIWELAAPHLNGLAQQSWRLWLLLGAGTVLMALGLLDDRKQLDWRIRILVELVVATFIVWHGWRLTLFLDWPAFTFVLSVLWIVGLINSFNFLDNMDGLSGGVAAIAASILAAVLLVAPDPRTNQPQLFIAGFLLVLIGALLGFLLHNRSPARIFMGDAGAYFIGFSIATATIMATFAVRDKPHAILAPLCVLAVPIYDTLTVIAIRLRAGKSPFEGDKNHFSHRLVDLGMTKPQAVLTIYLTTATCGLGAFLLHQVNAAGAVIVVLLIACVLAIIAILEITARHQRKGK
- a CDS encoding 3'-5' exonuclease gives rise to the protein MDPLLDSLTEAQRAAVCHRDGPQLILAGPGSGKTRVVTHRVAYLLRSGVPARQIVALTFTNKAAEEMSARVERLAPGEKVWLSTFHRFCSRLLRQHGAYLGLPPNFSIYDVSDARSVIRLAVKDVELEGIYQPDAVAAAISWAKNRMVGPDKYHATMHASLGPAVERVYPRYQARLLESQAVDFDDLLFHTAVLLHDHPEIRAELDARYRYVMVDEYQDTNQVQYQIARLLSIDYPNLSVTGDPDQSIYSWRGANVKNILDFEQDYPTAQVVRLEQNYRSTQRILRTASGFIAKNRRRKEKALFTENDEGALVRLMRYPTHAAEATGIVDRIAAEIDAGRRQARDFAIFYRVNALSRPFEQAMKARHVPFQLVGAVEFFQRKEIKDLLAYLMLINNPRDEVALRRVINTPPRGIGPTTIDRLEEFAHQERMPLIDAARQSGLIASLPKRAPVAVAKFMAVFDELSAMSAAPVRDILSAVLDRSGYRASLAESEDPNDQDRLANIEELLTAAREFDAEHPEGNALEAFLEETCLVNDTDDWEFGGNKVTLMTLHAAKGLEFPVVFVAAIEQGILPHERSMEDPDQIEEERRLLFVGMTRAREELQLSWSRYREFRGRANYVSPSSFINDLPTEDLDFISGQVEGIDPVTFSPTAPRTPPPRPAFVPTITTAAALAGETPSTDSDRVPPESFTTGMVVRHPEYGIGKVVSLSNGARRSATVIFPGGAGEKTFILQHAPLSPVRGKT
- a CDS encoding GTPase, with product MHEPELLQIELLADVDALVSELREWAERAPPWPAARGCQAIVRRLTERASALRVRLEAPLVVATLGGTGTGKSTLVNALVGAEVTTPGKQRPTTLQPTLICRPDLRPEMLGIDPRTVQLVQRDLPMLRDLVLLDCPDPDTTEDAEAPATNLARLRELLPQCDVLLVTTTQQKYRSARVADELAASAPGARLVFVQTHADCGEDVRDDWRALLHEDYATGEMFFVDSTAALDDSRAGLQPRGEFGRLVDLLTRELAGAAAHRIRRANFLDLVDETLLHCRERLDETMPAVKELETAIQEQRARLAGRLADQMRSELLANRRQWESRLLGEVTSRWGFSPFSGVLRLAQGLGGLVTRAALLRARTPAQMALWGAYEGWRWQRKRSDAKSADAGANRAVEFSWDDGELRTSAIIVDGYAAEAAIARHDTQGPELARQASRAGSAFIAKAAGDVQQLLGKLAGRHTGRLIRWRYELLLLVFVTLLLYRWGKNFFYDSWLAADLGWRTAPVDMYGSEFFLSAGFWLLLWCALLVWMFTGRLRRGLNREIDSLTEGWRTPSLGEELFARSEHQARAIRQFRQSLERLEQEVAHLKRRLEMPSERIGARRAPAARKAGEAK
- the rbfA gene encoding 30S ribosome-binding factor RbfA, which codes for MSSRRVQKAAAAIRQVVSMAILTELKDPRVKNVTVTFVEVMPDMRQAKIHVSIMGDETKQGLALHGLRSAAGFLQSKLAERIETRYTPRLEFVLDQGVKHSIAVTEILQRVLPQEPTEVDDAEAESVDEEESADDDDDENEER
- the infB gene encoding translation initiation factor IF-2 encodes the protein MAARIYSLAKELNIDSKLLVDICAKAGLPGKGSALASLSDEEVAKLKAYLAGGGGASRPAGPKLAPSASGPIHEIPTPPSSAPPAAVAAAAPPPPVAAAPAPPPVKMPPLARPGAPVRPAALTRAAASTEQPPVSRESYIPPTGTGRPPLMVPRREREKSLGEKKSGGEGSRPADQERSAPAVRLGRMPAAAPPPVTRSNEPEPQKPDIKLPLDAIRARQKGGTKPLEELVKKHEEKRKGTAARGKDDTAARPAAAGAGSRPPLSLGGRDRNKRGGKPGVPGAPVEGGADAGRDQRTLSRKRGSSRRRRPDEDDGRRRSGSIRRTGANTAAPRKNNVVVELPCTVRSFSEAVGVPANRVLGQLLKLGSMATINSSLETELAELLAVEMGVEVNFKRPVDQEQQLVDQLEQEEFEEGLLPRPPIVTFLGHVDHGKTSLLDKIIGINVVSGESGGITQHIRAYRIEKDGRSIAFVDTPGHEAFTEMRARGAQVTDIAVLVVAADDGVMPQTEEAISHARAAGVPIVVALNKVDLPSYDENKIFQQLATNDLLPTAWGGDTEVVKTSAIKGTGIDELLETLLTVAELHEYKANPDRAAFGTCIEAEQSEDRGVVAKFMVQKGTLKVGDVVVCGAASGRVKAMYDTLDPRKTYESAGPSTPVNVTGLDMPPDAGDHFFALDEIAQAREIATRRGEHQRQQALGAGTVEHVTLENLADRLSKDEVQTLNLILRADTRGSIEAIRKELTKLHHPEVQIKILQATVGGISEADVHLAHASNAVIMGFNVVPDEGARALAEQYKVQVRRYDIIYKVSEDLKAALEGMLKPEQRDVELGRALVQRVYVISRVGAIAGCRVLAGTIERNSRIRVIRENRVIGDYRLDSLKREKDDAREVREGLECGMKLAGFNDLKEGDVLEAYRVEEVARSL